In Piliocolobus tephrosceles isolate RC106 chromosome 12, ASM277652v3, whole genome shotgun sequence, one DNA window encodes the following:
- the RPA4 gene encoding replication protein A 30 kDa subunit produces the protein MSNSGFGSYGSISAADGGSGGSDQLCERDAAPAIKTQRPKVRIQDVVPCNVNQLLSSTVFDTVFKVRGIIVSQVSIVGVIRGSEKASNHICYKIDDMTAKPIEARQWFGREKVKQVTPLSVGAYVKVFGILKCPRGTKSLEVLKIHVLEDMNEFTVHMLETVNAHMMLDKALRETTVESVPVFPSKVDDAGDNYESHRSFIRDEVLRLIHECPQQEGKSIHELQAQLCDLSLKAIKEAIEYLTVEGHIYPTVDQEHFKSAN, from the coding sequence ATGAGTAACAGTGGGTTTGGGAGCTATGGCAGCATTTCTGCTGCTGATGGAGGGAGTGGAGGCAGTGACCAACTGTGCGAGAGAGATGCAGCTCCTGCTATTAAGACCCAAAGACCTAAGGTCCGAATTCAGGACGTTGTACCGTGTAATGTGAACCAGCTTCTCAGCTCTACTGTGTTTGACACTGTGTTCAAGGTTAGGGGAATTATAGTTTCCCAGGTCTCCATCGTGGGGGTAATCAGAGGGTCAGAGAAGGCTTCAAATCACATTTGTTACAAAATTGATGATATGACCGCGAAACCAATCGAGGCCCGACAGTGGTTTGGTAGAGAGAAAGTCAAGCAAGTGACTCCATTGTCAGTCGGAGCATATGTCAAAGTGTTTGGTATCCTCAAATGTCCCAGGGGAACAAAGAGCCTTGAGGTATTGAAAATTCATGTCCTAGAGGACATGAACGAGTTCACTGTGCATATGCTGGAAACGGTCAATGCACACATGATGCTGGATAAAGCCCTTCGTGAAACCACTGTAGAAAGTGTGCCTGTGTTTCCATCAAAAGTGGATGATGCTGGGGATAACTATGAGAGTCACCGCAGTTTCATCCGGGACGAAGTGCTGCGTTTGATTCATGAGTGTCCTCAACAGGAAGGGAAGAGCATCCATGAGCTCCAGGCTCAGCTCTGCGACCTTAGCCTCAAGGCCATCAAGGAAGCGATTGAATATCTGACCGTAGAGGGACACATCTATCCCACTGTGGATCAGGAGCATTTTAAGTCTGCTAATTGA